From a single Pleurodeles waltl isolate 20211129_DDA chromosome 8, aPleWal1.hap1.20221129, whole genome shotgun sequence genomic region:
- the LOC138249404 gene encoding putative nuclease HARBI1, translating to MRNALLYRPLVDLATLEEQHIFQTYHLNCVTIMELVAQLEPDLLPAINLPNAIPPTVQVLSVLYYLASGPYQVTVDLAAGMLQPMFSNVLRDVQCALIKYMCSYILFPRHAELPTVKAAFYHVAHVPHVIAAVDGTHIALVPPRRNEQLHRNRKNFNSVKVHTVCLADQYISHVTARYPGSVHDSYILRNSSIPYMMAPLQRDRSGLSVCTPAYVCPSALCTLVSLPYCLPALDMPLPSMHTGDSGYPNLSWLMTPVRHPTSAAEDCYNEAHGHTRRATEIIVACCMLHNLALRHHFPLLDAEDGEALPVPPLTHSLQPLPAT from the coding sequence ATGAGGAATGCACTTCTGTataggcccctagtcgaccttgccaccctggaggagcagcACATCTTCCAGACCTATCACCTGAActgtgtgaccataatggaactggtggcccagttggagccggatctgttgcctgccattaaCCTTccaaatgccatccctcccacagtgcaggtattGTCAGTCCtctactaccttgcctcaggccccTACCAGGTCACAGTGGACCTCGCAGCAGGGATgttgcagcccatgttcagcaacgtcctgagggatgtacagTGTGCCCTGATAAaatatatgtgcagctacatcctgttcccccgacatgcagaattgcccactgtcaaggctgcattctaCCATGTAGCACACGTCCCACATGTGATTGCGGcggttgatggcacccacattgcgctggtgccacccaggaggaatgaacagctGCACAGAAACCGTAAAAACTTTAATTCGGTCAAAGTGCACACAGTGTGTctcgcggaccaatacatctcccatgtgacggCCAgatacccaggctctgtgcatgattcctacatcctgcggaacagcagcatcccatacatgatggcaccactgcagAGGGACCGGTCTGGCTTATctgtatgtacccctgcatatgtgtgcccctcagctctctgcacccttgtgtccctgccctattgcctTCCCgctcttgacatgcctcttccctctatgcacacaggtgactctggctatcccaacctgtcctggctcatgacacCTGTGAGGCATCCTACCTCAGCAGCAGAggactgttacaatgaggcccatggtcataccAGACGGGCCActgagatcattgtggcctgctgcatgctgcacaatctggctctGAGGCATCacttcccattgctggatgcagaggatggGGAAGCTCTGCCAGTGCCTCCATTGACACActctctccagccactgcctgctacaTGA